A DNA window from bacterium contains the following coding sequences:
- a CDS encoding coenzyme F420-0:L-glutamate ligase — protein MKNSPKKPADDSSPDIDGYRPYRSKEKAWYAEPDKRTGRVAVRPDARRKRANPLIRTVEKIPIKTRLVTEDDDIVELCMLYVPAANPRPGDVLFISEKIVAITQGRTRRFEDIKEGFWARFLSARVAKPPWGIGAVGLPVKMQAAIDLVGLPRILLAAVVAALTRLIGRTGDFYRIAGPQVAQIDGSRVGTFERYINVVIYGPAFPKWVCERVRDAVDLETAIIDANDYGDVDVLGRTDGVDAHWLSLALADNPLGQELQMTPLGLLRRKSPPT, from the coding sequence GTGAAGAATTCTCCCAAGAAACCCGCCGACGACTCCTCCCCGGACATTGACGGCTACCGGCCGTACCGCTCCAAAGAAAAGGCGTGGTACGCCGAGCCGGACAAGCGGACCGGCCGCGTCGCCGTCCGCCCCGACGCCCGCCGCAAGCGCGCCAACCCACTCATCCGCACCGTCGAGAAAATCCCGATAAAAACCCGCCTCGTCACCGAGGACGACGACATCGTCGAGCTGTGCATGCTTTACGTGCCGGCGGCCAACCCCCGGCCCGGCGACGTCCTGTTCATCTCCGAAAAAATCGTGGCCATCACCCAGGGCCGGACGCGCCGGTTCGAGGACATCAAAGAGGGGTTCTGGGCGAGGTTCCTGTCGGCCCGGGTGGCCAAGCCGCCGTGGGGCATCGGCGCCGTGGGCCTGCCGGTGAAGATGCAGGCGGCGATTGACCTGGTGGGGCTGCCGCGGATTCTTCTGGCGGCGGTCGTGGCGGCCCTCACCCGCCTCATCGGCCGCACCGGCGACTTCTACCGCATCGCCGGACCCCAGGTGGCCCAGATTGACGGCTCCCGCGTCGGCACCTTCGAGCGTTACATCAACGTGGTCATCTACGGCCCGGCTTTTCCCAAGTGGGTCTGCGAGCGGGTCCGGGACGCCGTGGACCTGGAGACCGCCATCATAGACGCCAACGACTACGGCGACGTGGACGTCCTGGGCAGGACCGACGGGGTTGACGCGCACTGGCTGTCCCTGGCGCTGGCGGACAACCCCCTGGGCCAGGAGCTGCAGATGACGCCCCTGGGCCTTCTTCGCAGGAAAAGCCCTCCCACGTAA